Genomic segment of Parachlamydia sp. AcF125:
CATTTATCTATTTACTGCACTAATAGTGGAATAGTAAACCTTTTTATAGAAAAAATTCTAGTGCTTATTAATCTATCTGATAGGAACGGTTGGAAAGTGTTAAATTGGCAAAAGGCAAAGGTTAAACATTCCTTCACTCCCTTTCTAAAGTGCAAGCTCGCCATGTGTGACTGAGCCTACCGGATTATCTAAGAGGTGTCATAAGAAGTCTTTTAGATAATCCTGTATAAATATAGTTAAACGATAGATAAATTTTATCTTTCCCCTCATTTCTCGACTAATGAAATTAGTTTATTTTTCCTTTTCTTTTTCTACCTTTTCTACCTGTTTTTATAGCGGTTGGAGATGTACTTGAACTGCTTCAAACTGCCGATAATATTTCCATTAAGCACACGTTCACGGTAAAGTTGGCGATTATTCTGTTGCCCTCCTTATTCTCGCGTGTGTTTTAGGGCCCACAAGTCGTGCATTTTCCGGGCCGAGCTTCTTTTTCCTTCCGCTATTAAAAATTCTGCTTTTTATAGATTAATTTAAAATATCTACCAACTTATTGGATATAGATCGCTTGGATAGCCTTAAGAGCATGAAATTTTCGCCATCTAAGTTTTATTATTTTCAATTTCATAGCATCTCGCACACCTAAATAAAGCGAGTGTACTAGAAGAATTTAATTTCGAAAGCCCTCTCGTTTATTCTTCTGTTGCATTTAAGGATTCGGGCATAGATAGAATCCGCACATCGTGCTGCGGATAAGGCATGGTAATATGATGCTCTCGCAAAACAGTCTCAATGATCTCGAGATAAGTGGAAAACATATTTTTACGCGCAGCTCGTTGGTCAATCCACACGGCTAATTCCAGCTTCATGCCATACTCTCCAAAACCGGTCAAAAAAACAGCCGGTTCTGGAATCCCTGTTTTCAAAAGAGTCATCGGTTCTTTTTTGGCTGCGGCGGTAATTAACTCTCTTACCCGCTCTTTGTCCGTTCCATAGGCTACGCTAAAAGGGATGTGGAGTTGTTTAAAAGGATCGCTTAAGGTCCAATTGGTCACTTTAGTGGTGACAAGCTCTGCATTGGGCACCAATACCTCGATGCCGTCACCTGTGCGTAAAATCGTGCTGCGCACATTGATGGCGCGCACTTCTCCTATTACGCCGTTTTCAAGCTGTACCACATCGCCAATTTTTAAATTGCTTTCAAATAAAATGATCAAGCCAGAAACAAAGTTGTTAAAAATAGATTGCAACCCAAATCCCAATCCCACGCCGAGAGCTCCCGCAACCAACAAAAGATTGGAGAAATCAAAGCCAATCGACGAAAAAGCAACCAGGGTTCCAACTAAAAGAATGAGGTAATAGATCAATCGATTGACTCGATAAAGAACTGACTGTTGCACGCCCCGTCTTTTCTCTCCTAAGGTGGTGAGAGCTCTCACTACCAAATTGGATATCCAAAACGTTAAAAATAAAATAGTTATGAAGCGAAGAATAGAAAAAATCGTGACAGGATAATTTCCCACATAAAAAAGGGTATGCCCCATCGAATCCACGAGTGAGCTATAAGTAGAAGTTAAGTAAGAAAAAAGGCCTTTAATCCACTCGGGATGGTAAGCCAGGAGCGGGGAGACATTTTCTTCAAAACTTTCCAATAAAAAAGAGGCATCGGATAGTTCGCTTTCGAGATTGGAGATTTGCTGGAGGTTTTTTTTCCCTAGATTCACCAGCTGGTCGTGCAGCTGGCGCATATCCTCGCCATGGTTTTCAGGAGCCGGCTCTTTTAAGCATAAAATTTGCTCATTTCGTTGGGTAATTCCCTCGGCGCGTTTACGCCATTCGCTGAAAAC
This window contains:
- a CDS encoding mechanosensitive ion channel domain-containing protein, translating into MRFFLPLYLIFSLALGSLAANDPEASPRTEILDPANLSSKWWDDFERANNAQPSYGEDFFTTLKKQIGNLSPENQEEAQKLLESIKNHFQNLKETAVKAKPTEIAAPIASTYSIDRLVDIHHALRKNRIEMKITEEDRDQKTQLVQKIQEKVDKLVVNYDRSSPYSEAKFLQGLEWIAARMELEANKKDLEILNQNYETVKTALGLRKNEEDYAKQHLVSSHTEVSKFEHQMLAAQKEWEEKKQILSTKDASFMTASLLNSCNPPEVKKQLNILQGFSAAIEEAGAQLRYIQTALLLNLSQLVTHTPDENTLATFDEERKKWKTLLNDYEKVFSEWRKRAEGITQRNEQILCLKEPAPENHGEDMRQLHDQLVNLGKKNLQQISNLESELSDASFLLESFEENVSPLLAYHPEWIKGLFSYLTSTYSSLVDSMGHTLFYVGNYPVTIFSILRFITILFLTFWISNLVVRALTTLGEKRRGVQQSVLYRVNRLIYYLILLVGTLVAFSSIGFDFSNLLLVAGALGVGLGFGLQSIFNNFVSGLIILFESNLKIGDVVQLENGVIGEVRAINVRSTILRTGDGIEVLVPNAELVTTKVTNWTLSDPFKQLHIPFSVAYGTDKERVRELITAAAKKEPMTLLKTGIPEPAVFLTGFGEYGMKLELAVWIDQRAARKNMFSTYLEIIETVLREHHITMPYPQHDVRILSMPESLNATEE